From a single Nicotiana tabacum cultivar K326 chromosome 8, ASM71507v2, whole genome shotgun sequence genomic region:
- the LOC107788442 gene encoding myb-related protein Myb4-like → MGRAPCCEKMGLKKGPWTPEEDQILISFIQQNGHGNWRALPKQAGLLRCGKSCRLRWTNYLRPDIKRGNFTKEEEDTIIQLHEMLGNRWSAIAAKLPGRTDNEIKNVWHTHLKKKLKDYKPPQNPKRHSKNHDSKGPTTSESSNNSHLTFIYTQKHIIDSSVPAPNSPQISSSTEMSTVTLVDDHQMVIKQEEMESSEYFPEIDESFWTDKLSTDNNWSNTHDHVMVTADQELQVQLPFSSLKEENVDMLTTKMEDDMDFWYNVFIKTDDLPELPEF, encoded by the exons ATGGGGAGAGCTCCTTGTTGTGAGAAAATGGGGCTGAAAAAAGGGCCATGGACTCCTGAAGAAGATCAGATCCTCATCTCTTTCATTCAACAAAATGGCCATGGCAACTGGCGAGCCCTTCCTAAACAAGCTG GACTATTGAGATGCGGGAAAAGTTGCAGACTGCGGTGGACGAATTATTTGCGACCAGATATAAAGAGGGGAAATTTCACAAAGGAAGAAGAAGATACAATTATCCAGTTACATGAAATGCTTGGCAATag ATGGTCAGCAATAGCAGCAAAATTACCGGGACGAACAGACAATGAAATAAAAAATGTTTGGCACACCCACTTGAAGAAGAAGCTCAAAGATTATAAGCCTCCTCAGAACCCCAAAAGACACTCCAAAAATCATGATTCCAAGGGTCCTACTACTTCTGAGTCATCCAATAATTCTCATCTTACTTTTATTTACACACAAAAACACATTATTGATAGCTCAGTGCCAGCTCCTAACTCACCCCAAATTTCATCTAGTACTGAAATGTCAACTGTGACACTAGTCGATGATCATCAAATGGTGATTAAGCAAGAAGAAATGGAGTCGTCGGAGTATTTTCCAGAGATCGATGAGAGTTTTTGGACGGACAAATTATCAACGGACAATAACTGGAGTAATACTCATGATCATGTTATGGTTACTGCTGATCAAGAATTACAAGTTCAATTACCATTTTCCAGTTTGAAGGAAGAAAATGTGGACATGTTGACTACAAAAATGGAGGATGACATGGACTTTTGGTACAATGTTTTCATCAAGACTGATGACTTGCCAGAATTACCAGAATTTTGA